The Chlorocebus sabaeus isolate Y175 unplaced genomic scaffold, mChlSab1.0.hap1 unalloc_scaffold_523, whole genome shotgun sequence genome contains a region encoding:
- the LOC140711293 gene encoding uncharacterized protein: MPWTSGGTQGFSPPGPLGPVTAQVDTRCFNPRWGKEPTLSGWRPQIDRAGLPAGHSLSCPNLLQRIPGGEGRGSHARRLPAQPQEESCRQLEAVRAAGLCANNRRSGRACCELPHPVPNQSLPAHPRVSSTRDAAPPAGTPPTCGAIPTSAAHLTASTAPTYDDPGVGAPAHSRTPPAPAPFPAPSHAPAPAAPPVRSGPARHRPLALGRGGAAVPTPARAGRVHIAYCAPGLAAPLDLLAMDTDDSQAPKGSLRKFLEHLSGAGKAVGVLTRGEDAQGPPRRPPRTRRTRKRGLRDVSGAAARALGFPCPAMWKRLSRRDPSLGPRRGRARRTFNIEEPEVVETARPRPRVHVRAPVPGRWSAPGRAAPGGCVERRGWRISSRFGTAHCTRMEREWAPALGPGDLPFALERAGRHGCCMLGRCQRRPARRERLRDARPVVSMRPGPDISTPRAPRASSAASLGPAPPPPRDTPVAAPGPARQPAPQRPGKCSGVSVLVKGPQHQRSSCRVGFSEKEKVMQQRMGLEKLGE, translated from the exons ATGCCCTGGACCAGTGGCGGGACCCAGGGTTTCAGCCCTCCAGGGCCACTGGGACCAGTCACTGCACAGGTGGACACACGATGCTTTAACCCGCGCTGGGGGAAGGAGCCCACACTCTCAGGGTGGAGACCGCAGATTGATCGGGCCGGCCTCCCTGCTGGGCACAGCCTGAGCTGCCCCAACCT ACTACAGAGAATACCTGGGGGCGAAGGTCGAGGAAGCCACGCCCGGAGGCTCCCAGCGCAGCCCCAGGAGGAATCCTGCCGGCAACTAGAAGCTGTGCGCGCAGCGGGGCTCTGCGCCAACAACCGCCGGAGCGGCCGGGCCTGCTGCGAACTTCCGCATCCAG TCCCCAACCAGAGCCTTCCAGCCCACCCGCGAGTCTCGAGCACCAGAGACGCGGCCCCACCCGCAGGGACCCCGCCTACCTGTGGCGCTATCCCCACGTCTGCGGCCCACCTCACCGCTAGCACGGCCCCCACCTACGACGACCCCGGCGTAGGTGCTCCTGCCCACTCCCGCACCCCGCCCGCACCTGCCCCTTTCCCTGCACCTAGCCACGCCCCCGCTCCCGCAGCCCCTCCCGTGCGCTCGGGCCCCGCCCGTCACCGCCCATTGGccctggggcggggcggggcagcaGTTCCGACTCCCGCGCGCGCGGGCAGGGTCCACATTGCCTACTGCGCACCGGGACTAGCGGCTCCCCTCGACCTCCTCGCCATGGACACTGACGACTCCCAGGCCCCTAAGGGCTCCTTGCGGAagttcctggagcacctctccGGGGCCGGCAAGGCAGTCGGCGTGCTGACCAGAGGCGAGGATGCTCAAG gccctccccgcaGACCTCCGCGGACGAGAAGGACCAGGAAGCGGGGACTCCGGGACGTCAGCGGCGCCGCGGCGCGGGCTCTGGGTTTCCCCTGCCCTGCAATGTGGAAGCGGCTCTCCAGGAGGGACCCGAGTCTGGGTCCACGACGCGGGCGCGCCAGGAGGACATTTAACATTGAAGAGCCGGAGGTGGTGGAGACTGCGCGCCCCAGGCCCCGGGTGCACGTGAGGGCGCCGGTGCCCGGACGGTGGAGCGCCCCAGGCCGCGCAGCCCCTGGCGG ATGCGTGGAAAGGCGCGGATGGCGGATTTCCTCCCGTTTCGGGACCGCGCACTGCACAAGGATGGAGCGGGAATGGGCCCCCGCCCTCGGTCCCGGTGACCTTCCCTTCGCCCTTGAGCGCGCGGGGCGGCACGGGTGCTGCATGTTGGGGCGCTGTCAGCGCCGCCCCGCCCGCCGCGAGCGCCTACGTGATGCCCGGCCCGTCGTCTCCATGCGCCCTGGCCCTGACATCAGTACGCCGCGCGCTCCCCGAGCCAGCAGCGCAGCCTCCCTAGGCCCAGCGCCCCCGCCCCCGCGGGACACCCCGGTGGCAGCGCCAGGCCCCGCCCGGCAGCCCGCCCCCCAGCGCCCGGGGAAGTGCTCTGGCGTTAGCGTTCTAGTTAAAGGACCCCAGCATCAGCGTTCCTCCTGCAGGGTTGggttctcagagaaagaaaaggtgatgCAGCAGAGGATGGGATTGGAGAAATTAGGAGAGTGA